In one Saimiri boliviensis isolate mSaiBol1 chromosome 3, mSaiBol1.pri, whole genome shotgun sequence genomic region, the following are encoded:
- the LOC101053383 gene encoding programmed cell death protein 5, with product MVIPTAVFLLLSLRRQRLAELQAKHGDPGDAAQQEAKHREAEMRNSILAQVLDQSARARLSNLALVKPEKTKAVENYLIQMARYGQISEKVSEQGLIEILKKVSQQTEKTTTVKFNRRKVMDSDEDDDY from the coding sequence ATGGTGATTCCCACTGCTGTCTTCTTGCTCTTGTCCCtacggaggcagaggctggccgAGCTGCAGGCCAAGCACGGAGATCCTGGCGATGCGGCACAACAGGAAGCAAAGCACAGGGAAGCAGAAATGAGAAACAGTATCTTAGCCCAAGTACTGGATCAGTCAGCCCGGGCCAGGTTAAGTAACTTGGCACTTGTAAAGCCTGAAAAAACTAAAGCAGTAGAGAATTACCTTATACAGATGGCAAGATATGGACAAATAAGTGAGAAGGTATCAGAACAAGGTTTAATAGAAATCCTTAAAAAAGTAAGCCAGCAAACAGAAAAGACAACAACAGTGAAATTCAACAGAAGAAAGGTAATGGACTCTGATGAAGATGACGATTATTGA